A section of the Bryobacteraceae bacterium genome encodes:
- a CDS encoding cytochrome c: MRKLGRLFASALVLVCAALAQPPARPVTPNSVCADCHEQESKLKASAHASVACATCHVKHEEYPHPEGVPKPQCASCHERSVRDYEQSEHAAQMRRGNGSAPECSTCHGDVHELKRALTIEFHQSVPDTCGMCHAKEAEDFARSVHGKAVAAGVRDAPVCSDCHGGHRVLKAKDPNSTVFPGSVPDTCGHCHGDLRLARRFGLPPDRLNTFEQSFHGLALKAGNQRVADCASCHGYHDILPSSDPASRTNPRNLAATCGACHPGAGSRFALGPIHEVQGAQAAAPVRWAEWFYSLLIPATIGFMLIHHAGDFLRKLWSMRFRGKRVPMQLLRRVEPHHERMYRIERIEHALLAISFIVLVYTGFALHYPDTWWSSWFLRWEDRYPVRGTVHRIAGAVLIGTSIFHLITLVVNRRLREHWKELLPRAQDVRELVEGTLWRLGLLSRRPHRSPHSYIEKMEYWAVVWGTAVMAITGLLLWFHNWSLSVMPKVVLDFSRVVHFYEAVLAALSILVWHFYMVIFDPAVYPLDTAFLTGYSPRAEYVDADEAATGD, translated from the coding sequence ATGAGGAAACTGGGTAGATTGTTTGCGTCCGCTTTGGTTCTCGTTTGCGCCGCCCTCGCGCAGCCGCCCGCCAGGCCGGTCACGCCGAATTCGGTCTGCGCCGACTGCCATGAGCAGGAGTCAAAGCTCAAGGCCTCGGCCCATGCTTCGGTCGCCTGCGCCACGTGTCACGTCAAACACGAAGAATATCCTCACCCCGAGGGCGTGCCCAAGCCGCAGTGCGCATCCTGTCACGAGCGCAGCGTACGCGACTACGAGCAGAGCGAGCACGCCGCCCAGATGCGCCGCGGCAACGGCTCCGCCCCGGAGTGCTCCACCTGCCACGGCGACGTCCATGAATTGAAGCGTGCGCTCACCATCGAATTCCACCAGAGCGTTCCGGACACCTGCGGCATGTGCCATGCAAAGGAAGCAGAAGACTTCGCCAGGAGTGTTCACGGCAAGGCCGTGGCCGCAGGGGTCCGCGACGCGCCCGTCTGCTCGGACTGCCACGGCGGCCACCGCGTGCTGAAGGCCAAGGATCCCAACTCCACCGTGTTTCCCGGCAGCGTCCCCGACACCTGCGGCCACTGCCACGGCGACCTGCGCCTGGCCCGCCGCTTCGGGCTGCCACCGGACCGGCTGAATACTTTCGAGCAAAGCTTCCACGGCCTGGCACTCAAGGCCGGCAACCAGCGCGTGGCCGACTGCGCCTCCTGCCATGGCTACCACGACATCCTGCCCTCGTCGGATCCGGCCTCCCGCACCAACCCCAGGAACCTGGCCGCCACCTGCGGCGCCTGCCATCCGGGCGCGGGGAGCCGGTTCGCGCTCGGGCCTATCCACGAAGTTCAGGGCGCCCAGGCAGCCGCGCCGGTGCGCTGGGCCGAATGGTTCTACTCCCTGCTGATTCCCGCCACCATCGGCTTCATGCTCATCCATCATGCCGGCGACTTCCTCCGCAAGCTCTGGAGCATGCGTTTCCGTGGCAAGCGCGTCCCCATGCAACTGCTGCGCCGCGTCGAGCCCCACCACGAGCGCATGTACCGCATTGAGCGCATCGAGCACGCCCTGCTCGCCATCAGCTTCATTGTCCTCGTGTATACGGGCTTCGCTCTTCACTACCCGGACACCTGGTGGTCAAGCTGGTTCCTCCGTTGGGAGGACCGCTATCCCGTGCGCGGCACGGTGCACCGCATTGCCGGCGCTGTGCTCATCGGCACGTCCATCTTTCACCTGATCACCCTCGTGGTCAACCGCCGGCTCCGCGAGCACTGGAAGGAGCTGCTGCCGCGGGCTCAGGACGTGCGCGAACTGGTGGAAGGAACGCTGTGGAGGCTGGGACTGCTCAGCCGGAGGCCCCATCGCTCCCCGCACAGCTACATCGAAAAAATGGAATACTGGGCCGTGGTCTGGGGAACGGCCGTCATGGCGATCACCGGCCTGCTGCTGTGGTTCCACAACTGGAGCCTCAGCGTCATGCCCAAGGTCGTCCTTGACTTCAGCCGCGTGGTTCATTTCTATGAGGCGGTGCTGGCGGCCCTCAGCATTCTCGTGTGGCATTTCTACATGGTGATCTTCGATCCGGCCGTCTATCCGCTGGACACCGCGTTTCTTACCGGCTACAGCCCCCGTGCGGAATATGTCGACGCCGACGAGGCGGCCACGGGCGACTGA
- a CDS encoding cytochrome c: protein MQRFKEWLSPIVHLANNWISLLGVVMVTTGGILWIFLLPALFRTHSQDPYAGILQFMVLPVIFFAGLALIPLGIYRVKRQGRLPEVFPPVDMNNPRFRRLLAFVGAATVANVIIGSTLLYGAVSYMETVSFCGQACHTVMKPEFTAYQNSPHARVRCVECHIGPGANWFVKSKISGSWQVISVTFNLYPRPIPTPIENLRPARETCEVCHWPQKFGGDRIRVINSYADDEKVTRRQTVLLMHIGGGNGYEGIHGAHMGPGVVIRYAHADRERQKIPWVEYTGKDGKTYVFRSEGHKDSGPGGLPVRVMDCMDCHNRPSHSFELPEKAVNRAIDEGLIDRTLPFAKKVALEVIQHDYATTAESERGIPARFRAYYEKNYPEIFSSRRQDVERSARGALSIYSRNVFPEMRVKWGTYFNNLGHTDFDGCFRCHDWRESTPAGRTISQDCDTCHKTLAQDEESPKILADLGLTR, encoded by the coding sequence ATGCAGCGGTTCAAGGAGTGGCTCAGTCCGATCGTCCACCTGGCGAACAACTGGATCAGCCTCCTCGGTGTGGTCATGGTCACCACCGGCGGCATCCTCTGGATCTTTCTGCTGCCCGCCCTGTTCCGGACCCATTCGCAGGATCCTTACGCGGGCATCCTCCAGTTCATGGTGCTGCCGGTCATCTTTTTCGCCGGGCTCGCCCTGATCCCGCTGGGCATCTACCGGGTGAAACGGCAGGGGCGCCTGCCGGAGGTCTTCCCGCCCGTTGACATGAACAACCCGCGCTTCCGCCGGCTGCTGGCCTTTGTCGGGGCGGCCACGGTGGCCAACGTGATCATCGGTTCCACGCTGCTGTACGGCGCGGTGAGCTACATGGAGACGGTCAGCTTCTGCGGCCAGGCCTGCCACACGGTGATGAAACCGGAGTTCACCGCCTACCAGAATTCGCCTCACGCGCGGGTGCGCTGCGTCGAGTGCCACATCGGTCCCGGGGCGAACTGGTTCGTCAAGAGCAAGATCTCCGGCTCCTGGCAGGTCATTTCGGTGACCTTCAACCTCTATCCGCGGCCGATCCCCACGCCGATTGAAAACCTCCGCCCGGCGCGCGAAACCTGCGAGGTCTGCCATTGGCCGCAGAAATTCGGCGGCGACCGAATTCGCGTGATCAACAGCTACGCCGATGACGAGAAGGTCACACGGCGCCAGACCGTGCTGCTGATGCACATCGGCGGCGGCAACGGCTACGAAGGCATCCACGGAGCGCACATGGGGCCGGGGGTCGTCATCCGCTACGCCCACGCCGACCGGGAACGGCAAAAGATCCCCTGGGTCGAGTACACCGGCAAGGATGGCAAGACCTATGTTTTCCGCAGCGAAGGCCACAAGGACAGCGGACCGGGCGGGCTGCCGGTGCGCGTGATGGATTGCATGGACTGCCACAACCGCCCGTCGCACAGCTTCGAACTGCCCGAGAAGGCCGTCAACCGCGCCATCGACGAAGGCCTCATCGACCGCACGCTCCCCTTCGCCAAGAAGGTGGCGCTGGAGGTCATCCAGCACGACTACGCCACGACGGCGGAAAGCGAGAGGGGAATTCCGGCCCGTTTCCGGGCGTATTATGAGAAAAATTACCCGGAGATTTTCTCGAGCCGCCGGCAGGACGTCGAGCGCAGCGCACGCGGCGCCCTTTCCATATACAGCCGCAATGTTTTCCCCGAAATGAGAGTGAAATGGGGAACGTATTTCAACAACCTCGGCCACACTGATTTTGACGGCTGCTTCCGCTGCCACGACTGGCGCGAGTCCACCCCGGCCGGCCGCACGATCAGCCAGGACTGCGACACCTGCCACAAGACGCTCGCCCAGGACGAGGAGTCGCCGAAGATTCTCGCCGACCTCGGCCTGACCCGCTAG